The following proteins are co-located in the Pirellulales bacterium genome:
- a CDS encoding DUF1559 domain-containing protein, giving the protein MSKGCTTPPLRPSQRAFTLVELLVVIAIIGVLVALLLPAVQSAREAARRIQCSNNLKQQGLAVQNYISSSGGFLPMGYAGATGRATANFNKEHLFTEMLPSMEQKTVYDQINFAYSGNPWDNEPAVNHVIDSYICPSWIDERVIFGRVNGYENGALVTYNGVGGALLDGLDLSDPNLAVNSGFGKVPKNGAFQADEVAVTTTGSRGAPTTTLQFKGRRVKAAEITDGQSNSLLIGEFVHRDLIAATGQWAEAPGNVRPWYLGGFQNAPYSFKVIEFTPNTQINRDQGVQFNHLPFGSFHPGVTQFAFVDGSVHPIADGVDRTTYHYLATVNAGDVVSGGY; this is encoded by the coding sequence ATGTCGAAAGGATGCACTACGCCCCCCCTCCGGCCCTCACAGCGAGCGTTCACGCTGGTCGAGTTGCTGGTCGTGATTGCGATCATCGGCGTGCTCGTGGCGCTGCTCTTGCCCGCAGTGCAGTCGGCGCGCGAGGCGGCCCGGCGGATCCAATGCTCGAACAACCTCAAGCAGCAGGGACTGGCGGTCCAGAACTACATCTCGTCCAGCGGCGGCTTCCTGCCGATGGGCTACGCGGGCGCCACCGGGCGCGCGACCGCCAACTTCAACAAGGAGCACCTCTTCACCGAGATGCTGCCGAGCATGGAGCAGAAGACGGTCTACGATCAGATCAACTTCGCTTACAGCGGCAATCCCTGGGACAACGAACCGGCCGTCAACCACGTGATCGACTCGTACATCTGCCCCAGTTGGATCGACGAGCGCGTGATCTTCGGCCGGGTCAACGGGTACGAAAACGGGGCGCTCGTGACCTACAACGGCGTCGGCGGGGCCTTGCTCGACGGGCTGGACCTTTCGGACCCGAACTTGGCCGTAAATTCCGGCTTCGGCAAAGTCCCCAAGAACGGCGCCTTCCAGGCGGACGAGGTCGCGGTGACGACGACCGGCTCGCGCGGCGCCCCGACGACGACGCTGCAATTCAAGGGCCGCCGCGTGAAAGCGGCCGAGATCACCGACGGCCAGAGCAATTCGCTGCTCATCGGCGAGTTCGTCCATCGCGACTTGATCGCCGCGACCGGACAATGGGCCGAGGCGCCGGGAAACGTCCGCCCCTGGTACCTGGGCGGATTCCAAAACGCCCCCTATTCCTTCAAGGTGATCGAGTTCACCCCCAACACGCAGATCAATCGCGACCAGGGGGTGCAGTTCAATCACCTCCCCTTCGGCAGTTTCCATCCGGGCGTCACTCAGTTCGCATTTGTCGATGGCAGCGTGCATCCCATCGCCGACGGAGTCGACCGGACGACGTATCACTATTTGGCGACGGTCAACGCCGGCGACGTGGTTTCCGGGGGCTACTGA
- a CDS encoding DUF4623 domain-containing protein: MRRLVSHLALLPSCVAMTIAIATSDSAPAATLAPLLSFGVGDVPGDGDRAPGEVLPGDAAGTANESGFYKYLGSDTNLERGMAYNPATGNLLFLSRVGGTAPDSTDHGLRILDGTTGVDLGFMDFDNTIVTGGTFDRNMIAVADDGAIYMANLTTNATTSPFKIYRWASEDQLLTNPTLVYSGAPLAGARLGDTLDAIGSGNDTRLAAGYGNNPSVPGNNSFAVFTTSDMGASFSATHVEVAGTPPDAGDFRLGITFTDADTVIGKQSTFARMVDFTGGTGTLAASIGSDGASLRPLDFAVVDGRPLLVTLEASAGNALEPGNPSANRARIFVYDISDPTASVAEMKIAEGSVFPEGIYQNANINGTGSVKFGAIDGNKVVIYALSTNNGIQAFELTLDPVVIDNADFDGENGVDGADFLTWQRNFPVTDGTADRIDGDANGDRNVDEADLAVWQIQYGTSPAAATAIGAVPEPTSAALVAAACCGLAWRQRRRRG; this comes from the coding sequence ATGCGGCGTCTCGTTTCGCATCTAGCCCTGTTGCCGTCGTGCGTCGCGATGACGATCGCGATTGCGACCTCAGATTCCGCCCCGGCCGCCACGCTTGCTCCGCTGCTCTCGTTCGGCGTCGGCGACGTTCCCGGCGACGGCGACCGCGCCCCGGGAGAAGTCCTGCCCGGGGACGCCGCAGGGACCGCCAACGAGAGCGGGTTCTACAAGTACCTGGGAAGCGATACGAACCTTGAGCGCGGAATGGCCTACAACCCCGCCACAGGCAACTTGCTGTTCCTGAGCCGAGTCGGCGGGACCGCCCCCGACAGCACGGATCACGGGCTTCGCATCCTCGACGGGACGACAGGGGTCGATCTTGGCTTCATGGACTTCGACAACACGATCGTCACCGGCGGGACCTTCGACCGCAACATGATCGCCGTGGCCGACGACGGCGCGATTTACATGGCGAACCTGACGACCAACGCCACCACGTCGCCGTTCAAGATCTACCGCTGGGCGAGCGAGGACCAGTTGCTGACGAACCCGACGCTCGTCTACTCGGGGGCCCCGCTCGCCGGAGCCCGACTCGGCGACACGCTCGACGCGATCGGCAGCGGCAACGACACCCGACTCGCGGCGGGCTACGGCAACAATCCCAGCGTGCCTGGCAACAACAGCTTCGCGGTGTTCACCACCAGCGACATGGGCGCGAGCTTCTCGGCAACTCACGTCGAGGTCGCCGGCACGCCTCCCGATGCGGGCGACTTCCGGTTGGGCATCACCTTCACCGACGCCGACACCGTCATCGGCAAACAATCGACCTTCGCCCGGATGGTCGATTTCACCGGCGGCACGGGGACGCTCGCCGCCAGCATCGGCTCGGACGGCGCCTCGCTTCGCCCGCTCGATTTTGCCGTCGTCGACGGTCGACCGCTCTTGGTCACGCTCGAAGCGAGCGCTGGCAACGCACTCGAACCTGGCAATCCTAGCGCAAATCGGGCGCGGATTTTCGTCTACGACATCTCCGATCCGACCGCCTCGGTGGCCGAAATGAAGATCGCCGAGGGAAGCGTCTTTCCCGAGGGGATCTACCAAAACGCCAACATCAACGGCACCGGCAGCGTCAAGTTCGGCGCCATCGACGGCAACAAGGTCGTCATCTACGCCCTGAGCACCAACAACGGCATCCAGGCGTTTGAGCTGACGCTCGATCCCGTCGTGATCGACAACGCCGACTTCGACGGCGAGAACGGCGTCGACGGCGCCGACTTCCTCACGTGGCAACGCAATTTTCCGGTGACCGACGGCACGGCGGACCGGATTGACGGCGACGCCAACGGCGACCGCAACGTCGACGAGGCCGATCTGGCGGTCTGGCAGATCCAGTACGGCACGTCCCCGGCGGCCGCAACCGCAATCGGGGCCGTCCCCGAGCCGACGTCGGCCGCGCTCGTCGCGGCGGCTTGTTGCGGCCTGGCGTGGCGTCAGCGCCGCCGCCGCGGCTGA
- a CDS encoding PEP-CTERM sorting domain-containing protein, translating into MNSRLRIVAALAAVIALAGQAAAQIIVDENFDGYADNDAFRAVWVPTVGNGTAAADPANNDAGVLDDGTLNPGVVTSGKVVDHIGVFAGGTMVNQYGGVINQGLGLNPAFNAVPSATKSVFVSVDLYDSGGGNERMTLGLRHISVAGETITTTNLLEMGLYNSNSGDPTVVGVTNPPGNAAAGSPGFYNGRGYGARLNLYGAISSPLVVTPDWQYFRTDGETWGLQDTDLGFDIGLESTTDTNDYVSIGDIGAGWHTYSATITPTHVTFEIDLWRDGLRNTSRTPDSETGIRPGEPDLPDARMVFPIATLPQGFNSLRIGGPSGLSSAGAGVTLFDNIRLEMIDVVQQPLNADFDTSMLVDGSDFLTWQRNYPVTDGTAVRIDGDANEDGNVNAADLDAWKLQYGTNPNAAVAVAAVPEPASLLLAALAGLAGCACRRRAA; encoded by the coding sequence ATGAATTCGCGACTTCGAATCGTCGCCGCCCTAGCGGCAGTTATCGCGTTGGCCGGCCAAGCCGCGGCTCAGATCATTGTCGACGAGAATTTCGACGGCTACGCCGACAACGACGCATTCCGAGCGGTGTGGGTCCCCACGGTCGGCAACGGCACTGCGGCTGCCGATCCGGCAAACAATGACGCTGGCGTTCTTGACGACGGCACGCTCAATCCGGGTGTCGTCACTTCGGGCAAGGTCGTCGACCACATCGGCGTCTTCGCCGGCGGGACGATGGTCAACCAGTACGGAGGCGTCATCAATCAAGGATTGGGATTGAATCCCGCGTTCAACGCCGTTCCGTCAGCCACGAAAAGCGTGTTTGTCAGCGTCGACCTATACGACTCGGGGGGCGGCAACGAACGGATGACGCTGGGGTTGCGTCACATTTCTGTCGCCGGAGAGACGATCACGACGACCAACCTTCTGGAAATGGGGCTCTACAACTCGAACTCCGGCGATCCGACCGTCGTCGGGGTGACGAACCCGCCGGGGAACGCGGCGGCTGGTTCCCCCGGCTTCTACAATGGCCGGGGTTACGGGGCGCGTCTGAACCTTTACGGCGCGATTTCCAGTCCGTTGGTGGTGACGCCTGACTGGCAGTATTTCCGCACGGACGGCGAGACTTGGGGGTTGCAGGACACCGACCTGGGATTCGACATCGGGCTGGAAAGCACGACCGATACGAACGATTACGTCTCCATCGGCGACATTGGCGCCGGCTGGCATACGTACTCGGCGACGATCACGCCCACCCATGTGACCTTTGAGATCGACCTGTGGCGCGACGGGTTGCGCAACACGTCGCGAACTCCCGACTCGGAAACTGGAATCCGGCCTGGCGAACCCGATTTGCCTGACGCCCGGATGGTCTTCCCCATCGCCACGCTTCCTCAAGGGTTCAACAGCCTGCGGATCGGCGGACCCTCCGGCCTCAGTTCGGCGGGCGCCGGCGTCACGCTGTTCGACAATATCCGGCTGGAGATGATCGACGTGGTTCAGCAGCCGCTCAACGCCGACTTCGATACAAGCATGCTCGTCGACGGGTCTGACTTCCTGACTTGGCAGCGCAACTACCCGGTGACCGACGGCACGGCGGTCCGGATTGACGGCGACGCCAACGAAGACGGCAACGTGAACGCCGCGGACCTCGACGCTTGGAAGCTGCAGTACGGCACGAACCCCAACGCTGCGGTCGCCGTCGCTGCGGTCCCCGAGCCGGCGTCGCTGCTGCTGGCGGCCTTGGCCGGGTTGGCCGGGTGCGCCTGCCGGCGTCGCGCCGCCTGA
- a CDS encoding DUF1559 domain-containing protein: protein MSVAATPDRRDERVRRPRRSFAFTLVELLVVIAIIGVLVALLLPAIQAAREAARRSQCVNNLKNVALACLNYESAFGTLPPGGKNTTTAQASGFGWPVYALPYIEQAGISQQAISVYTNQTNPDAYGSAMDELNTLLPELYLCPSDQELKNQREKFGNANRRAMSYAGVMGSYFSRTGQCPSTKSGNHYCVTSGSALFGPNNYDGLLIQDWPVDLREASDGTSNTLLIGERTYQVRAWMIGAYWVTPTDPPTNPRDPTKVVPSGPQPATAFFACKSISDKAPPNHSPYNGCYVGHDNALGDRPEVPDSTPRTLGVNELPFASFHPGGVNFSLGDASVRFINDSVDMVTYLALGSRNGGEVVPIP, encoded by the coding sequence ATGTCCGTTGCCGCCACTCCCGATCGTCGCGATGAAAGGGTTCGTCGCCCGCGTCGTTCGTTCGCGTTCACCCTGGTCGAGTTGCTGGTCGTGATCGCGATCATCGGCGTCTTGGTGGCGCTGCTGTTGCCGGCGATCCAAGCGGCGCGGGAAGCGGCCCGGCGCTCGCAGTGCGTCAACAATCTCAAGAACGTGGCGCTGGCGTGTTTGAACTACGAATCGGCCTTCGGCACGCTCCCCCCCGGCGGCAAGAACACGACGACGGCTCAGGCGAGCGGCTTCGGCTGGCCGGTGTATGCACTCCCGTACATCGAACAGGCGGGCATCAGCCAGCAGGCGATCTCGGTCTACACGAATCAGACGAACCCCGACGCCTACGGATCGGCGATGGACGAACTGAATACGCTGCTGCCCGAACTGTACTTATGCCCCAGCGACCAGGAACTGAAAAACCAGCGCGAGAAGTTCGGCAACGCGAATCGTCGCGCGATGAGTTACGCGGGGGTCATGGGATCGTATTTCAGCCGCACCGGCCAATGCCCTTCGACCAAGAGCGGCAACCACTACTGCGTGACCAGCGGCTCCGCTCTGTTCGGACCGAACAACTACGACGGGCTGCTGATCCAGGACTGGCCGGTCGATCTGCGGGAGGCGAGCGACGGGACGAGCAACACGCTGTTGATCGGCGAGCGGACCTATCAGGTACGCGCTTGGATGATCGGCGCGTACTGGGTGACGCCGACCGATCCGCCCACGAATCCTCGCGATCCGACGAAGGTCGTGCCGTCGGGCCCGCAACCGGCGACCGCGTTTTTCGCCTGCAAGAGCATTAGCGACAAGGCTCCGCCGAACCACAGCCCCTACAACGGCTGCTACGTCGGTCATGACAATGCGTTGGGAGATCGCCCCGAGGTCCCCGACAGCACGCCCCGCACCTTGGGCGTCAACGAGTTGCCGTTTGCAAGCTTTCATCCCGGCGGCGTCAATTTCTCGCTGGGAGACGCCAGCGTCCGATTCATCAACGACTCGGTCGACATGGTCACGTACTTGGCCCTGGGCTCGCGTAACGGCGGCGAGGTCGTCCCGATTCCATGA
- a CDS encoding carboxypeptidase regulatory-like domain-containing protein encodes MNLAASLHQDRLGRRLLLGGSLSVALIAIGCSQQEPGLPVAGTVTYRGKPVPKAAITFYPASGRPVMASASESGQYSCRLEPGDYQATVVLGVQLPPGWKEGDPIPPPSVTLPANYSSRVRTPLKATVAAGQTEPIDFALK; translated from the coding sequence ATGAATCTGGCGGCTTCTCTCCATCAGGATCGTCTTGGTCGACGGCTGCTCCTCGGCGGCTCTCTGTCGGTCGCCCTGATTGCGATCGGCTGCAGTCAGCAGGAACCGGGATTGCCTGTCGCCGGGACAGTGACGTATCGCGGCAAGCCGGTTCCTAAAGCCGCGATCACCTTCTATCCCGCCAGTGGACGGCCGGTTATGGCGAGCGCGTCCGAGTCGGGGCAATACTCTTGCCGCCTCGAACCGGGCGACTACCAAGCGACCGTCGTCCTCGGCGTCCAATTGCCGCCGGGGTGGAAGGAGGGGGATCCGATTCCGCCCCCCAGCGTGACGCTGCCGGCCAATTACTCGTCGCGGGTCCGCACTCCCCTCAAGGCGACCGTCGCCGCCGGGCAGACCGAGCCGATCGACTTCGCGCTCAAGTAA